One region of Aeromicrobium sp. Sec7.5 genomic DNA includes:
- a CDS encoding antibiotic biosynthesis monooxygenase family protein — MTVIKINAITVPQDSGDELAHRFAARAGAVDDAEGFEGFELLKPTDERDQWLVLSRWRDEESFQAWVASPAFAHGHRSAAERSGGEAPKPVSTHSEIWSYEVAGGSEG; from the coding sequence ATGACCGTCATCAAGATCAACGCGATCACCGTTCCGCAGGACTCCGGCGACGAGCTCGCGCACCGCTTCGCCGCGCGTGCGGGTGCCGTCGACGACGCCGAGGGGTTCGAGGGCTTCGAGCTGCTCAAGCCGACCGACGAGCGCGACCAGTGGCTCGTGCTGAGCCGGTGGCGCGACGAGGAGAGCTTCCAGGCCTGGGTCGCCTCACCCGCCTTCGCGCACGGGCACCGCTCGGCTGCCGAGCGCAGCGGCGGCGAGGCCCCGAAGCCCGTGTCGACCCACAGCGAGATCTGGAGCTACGAGGTCGCCGGCGGCTCTGAGGGCTGA
- a CDS encoding SDR family NAD(P)-dependent oxidoreductase — protein sequence MASSDLISSPFDDTTTALEVVKGVDLTGRRALVTGAASGIGVETARALAHAGAQVTLAVRDEAAGGRVAADIAGTSGRTYVRVVALDLADLASVDALTSAWTGPLDLLVNNAGVMETPFGVTAQGWETQIGVNHLGHFALATGLHRALAAADRARIVSVSSSGHAASPIVFDDLFFERRDYDPGLAYGQSKTANSLFAVEATRRWAGDGITANALMPGGIWTPLQRHWSAEKRAAAEQQAQQAQAAGLFRMKTTEQGAATSVFLAVSPLVEGVGGRYFEDCHEAAVVDQLDGIHGVLPHALDPEDARRLWDVSEDLLAAAR from the coding sequence ATGGCCTCCTCCGACCTGATCAGCAGCCCGTTCGACGACACCACGACGGCCCTCGAGGTCGTCAAGGGCGTCGACCTCACGGGCCGTCGCGCGCTGGTGACCGGCGCGGCGTCCGGCATCGGCGTCGAGACCGCTCGGGCCCTGGCGCACGCCGGCGCCCAGGTCACCCTGGCGGTGCGCGACGAAGCGGCAGGGGGCCGCGTGGCCGCCGACATCGCTGGCACCAGCGGGCGGACCTACGTCCGGGTGGTGGCGCTCGACCTGGCCGATCTGGCCTCGGTCGACGCCTTGACGAGCGCCTGGACCGGACCGCTCGACCTCCTCGTGAACAACGCCGGCGTCATGGAGACCCCGTTCGGCGTCACCGCCCAGGGGTGGGAGACGCAGATCGGCGTCAACCACCTCGGTCACTTCGCCCTCGCGACCGGCCTCCACCGGGCGCTCGCTGCGGCCGACCGGGCGAGGATCGTCTCGGTCTCGTCCAGTGGCCACGCGGCGTCCCCGATCGTCTTCGACGACCTGTTCTTCGAGCGCCGCGACTACGACCCCGGTCTGGCCTACGGCCAGTCCAAGACGGCCAACTCGCTCTTCGCCGTCGAGGCCACCCGGCGGTGGGCGGGGGACGGGATCACCGCCAACGCGCTGATGCCCGGTGGCATCTGGACGCCCCTGCAGCGTCACTGGTCGGCCGAGAAGCGAGCCGCTGCCGAGCAGCAGGCGCAGCAGGCCCAGGCCGCCGGGCTGTTCCGGATGAAGACCACCGAGCAGGGTGCGGCCACCTCGGTGTTCCTCGCGGTCTCGCCGCTCGTGGAGGGCGTGGGCGGTCGTTACTTCGAGGACTGCCACGAAGCCGCCGTCGTCGACCAGCTGGACGGCATCCACGGCGTCCTCCCGCACGCCCTGGACCCCGAGGACGCGCGCCGCCTCTGGGACGTCTCGGAGGACCTGCTGGCGGCCGCTCGGTAG
- a CDS encoding Na+/H+ antiporter, with amino-acid sequence MSLVDTALTIVVAVSLAVAVSTLAGRLPVASPLVLIVFGIAGSYVPFIPDVELTPEIVLVGLLPPLLYAAAIRTPLVDFRANRRPIALLSIALVIVTTTVIGFLASALLDVPLAVGFALGAVVAPPDAVAATAVARRIGLPRRVVTILEGESLVNDATAIVLLRTSIAAIAGSVSLFEIGVEFLVSALGGVLIGVVVAFVVIQVRRRITDDLTDVSLSLLTPWLAYVTAEEIHWAGTDAHASGVLAVVVAGLLIGHTSPIIQSATSRLFERMNWATISFVLENTTFLLIGLQVQSIVADVGDSELSAGRVAVVSLVILAAVIGTRLVWVFPATYLPRLIPAVRRADPAPHWTVPLLIGWAGMRGVVTLAAVFLLPEDTPQREVLVMIAFVVTVGTLLLQGLTLPLLVRVLGVQGPDRHEDHLTEATVHQAAANAGLRYLDEEIAGTVSDDVLERLRTRAQDRANAIWERLGSAETPAAQYSRARAATLARERQELIRIRGEGTVDQSVLQRVLNALDVEESILDRLAEDESTVDREVDLRSTYDPAGACEHLREACEVPAPLTPTGCEECLRDGATWVHLRICMQCGHVGCCDSSEGKHATGHFEETGHPVMRSFEPGEAWRWCFVDEETG; translated from the coding sequence ATGTCTCTCGTGGACACCGCCCTGACCATCGTCGTCGCCGTGAGCCTGGCCGTGGCGGTCTCGACCCTCGCGGGCCGACTGCCCGTCGCCTCGCCGCTGGTGCTGATCGTGTTCGGTATCGCCGGCTCGTACGTGCCGTTCATCCCCGACGTGGAGCTGACGCCGGAGATCGTGCTCGTCGGCCTGCTGCCGCCGTTGCTCTACGCGGCCGCGATCCGCACGCCGCTCGTCGACTTCCGCGCGAATCGTCGTCCCATCGCGCTGCTGAGCATCGCGCTGGTCATCGTGACGACGACGGTCATCGGGTTCCTGGCGAGTGCGCTCCTCGACGTGCCCCTGGCCGTGGGATTCGCGCTGGGTGCGGTCGTGGCGCCGCCCGACGCCGTGGCCGCCACCGCCGTCGCCCGCCGCATCGGTCTGCCGCGCCGCGTCGTCACGATCCTCGAGGGCGAGAGCCTCGTCAACGACGCCACGGCGATCGTGCTGCTGCGCACCTCGATCGCGGCGATCGCGGGCTCGGTGAGCCTGTTCGAGATCGGCGTCGAGTTCCTGGTCTCGGCGCTGGGTGGCGTGCTGATCGGCGTGGTCGTGGCGTTCGTGGTCATTCAGGTGCGCCGGCGGATCACCGACGACCTCACCGACGTCTCCCTCTCGCTGCTGACCCCCTGGCTGGCCTACGTGACGGCCGAGGAGATCCACTGGGCCGGGACCGATGCGCATGCGTCGGGCGTGCTGGCTGTGGTGGTGGCGGGACTGCTGATCGGTCACACCTCGCCGATCATCCAGTCGGCCACGTCGCGCCTGTTCGAGCGGATGAACTGGGCGACGATCTCGTTCGTGCTGGAGAACACGACGTTCCTGCTGATCGGCCTGCAGGTGCAGTCGATCGTGGCTGACGTGGGCGACAGCGAGCTCTCGGCCGGGCGCGTGGCGGTGGTGAGCCTGGTCATCCTGGCCGCCGTGATCGGCACGCGGCTGGTGTGGGTCTTCCCGGCCACCTACCTGCCCCGTCTCATCCCGGCGGTGCGGCGGGCCGACCCGGCGCCGCACTGGACCGTGCCGTTGCTGATCGGCTGGGCCGGCATGCGCGGCGTGGTCACGCTGGCGGCGGTGTTCCTGCTGCCCGAGGACACCCCGCAGCGCGAGGTGCTCGTCATGATCGCCTTCGTCGTGACAGTGGGCACCCTGCTGCTCCAGGGCCTGACGCTGCCCTTGCTCGTGCGGGTGCTGGGGGTGCAGGGTCCCGACCGGCACGAGGACCACCTCACCGAGGCGACGGTGCACCAGGCAGCCGCGAACGCCGGCTTGCGCTACCTCGACGAGGAGATCGCCGGCACCGTCTCGGACGACGTGCTGGAACGCCTGCGGACCCGAGCCCAGGACCGTGCCAACGCGATCTGGGAGCGGCTCGGCAGCGCCGAGACCCCGGCGGCGCAGTACAGCCGGGCGCGCGCGGCCACGCTCGCACGTGAGCGCCAGGAGCTCATCCGCATCCGGGGCGAAGGCACCGTCGACCAGTCGGTGCTGCAGCGCGTGCTCAACGCCCTCGACGTGGAGGAGTCGATTCTCGACCGCCTGGCCGAGGACGAGTCGACCGTCGACCGGGAGGTCGACCTGCGGTCGACGTACGACCCGGCCGGTGCCTGCGAGCACCTGCGGGAGGCGTGCGAGGTGCCCGCGCCGCTGACGCCCACCGGGTGTGAGGAGTGCCTGCGCGACGGGGCGACGTGGGTGCACCTGCGGATCTGCATGCAGTGCGGGCACGTGGGGTGCTGCGACTCGTCGGAGGGCAAGCACGCCACGGGGCACTTCGAGGAGACCGGGCACCCGGTCATGCGCAGCTTCGAGCCGGGCGAGGCGTGGCGCTGGTGCTTCGTCGACGAGGAGACCGGTTAG
- a CDS encoding class II glutamine amidotransferase, whose protein sequence is MCRVLAYIGPEIPLENLLLKPENSLVNQTLDSERHPQLQLAGWGFGIWSEHLLKPEEPLLYHRPMAAFYDDNVETIVPSLQASTLLAHVRAADYNSLTVLADENCHPFSYRETPWIVAQNGDLPSWKLLQRELLAHCQDRYLEQMSGTTDTEFLYVLLLSLLEGDSDDDVQRAVEKLVRLVVQAMQDLDLGGLAKLKMALVSPGRVIGVNTGTGLRGESDPEGDWRKLRQAEPGTDEFALGMLLEPMYLLMGRDFEHDDTTYGFRTCSVDQATAAVFASEPLTEEVDDWSTLEFGEIVFLEKVGTHVTRRVRTLDV, encoded by the coding sequence ATGTGCCGAGTTCTCGCCTACATCGGACCGGAGATCCCGCTCGAGAACCTCCTCCTGAAGCCGGAGAACAGCCTCGTCAACCAGACCCTCGACTCGGAGCGGCATCCCCAGCTCCAGCTCGCCGGGTGGGGCTTCGGCATCTGGAGCGAGCACCTCCTGAAGCCGGAGGAGCCGCTGCTCTACCACCGGCCGATGGCGGCCTTCTACGACGACAACGTCGAGACCATCGTGCCCAGCCTGCAGGCCAGTACGCTGCTGGCCCACGTGCGGGCGGCCGACTACAACTCGCTCACCGTCCTGGCCGACGAGAACTGTCATCCGTTCTCCTATCGCGAGACGCCGTGGATCGTCGCCCAGAACGGCGACCTGCCGAGCTGGAAGCTGCTGCAGCGCGAGCTGCTGGCGCACTGCCAGGACCGGTACCTGGAGCAGATGAGCGGCACCACTGACACTGAGTTCCTCTACGTCCTGCTGCTGTCCCTGCTCGAGGGCGACAGCGACGACGACGTCCAGCGGGCGGTCGAGAAGCTGGTACGGCTCGTCGTGCAGGCCATGCAGGACCTCGACCTGGGCGGGCTCGCCAAGCTGAAGATGGCCCTCGTCTCGCCCGGCCGAGTCATCGGCGTCAACACCGGGACGGGCCTGCGCGGCGAGAGCGACCCGGAGGGTGACTGGCGGAAGCTGCGGCAGGCCGAGCCGGGCACGGACGAGTTCGCGCTCGGCATGCTCCTGGAGCCGATGTACCTGCTGATGGGTCGTGACTTCGAGCACGACGACACGACCTACGGCTTCCGGACGTGCTCGGTCGACCAGGCCACGGCCGCGGTCTTCGCCTCCGAGCCCCTGACCGAGGAGGTCGACGACTGGTCGACCCTCGAGTTCGGGGAGATCGTCTTCCTCGAGAAGGTCGGTACGCACGTGACCCGGAGGGTCCGCACGCTCGACGTCTGA
- the ychF gene encoding redox-regulated ATPase YchF: MALSIGIVGLPNAGKSTLFNALTKNDVLAANYPFATIEPNVGVVGVPDERLGKLAQIFGSEKILPATVQFVDIAGIVRGASEGEGMGNKFLSHIRESDAICQVTRVFRDEDVTHVDGEVNPSSDIETISIELVLADLQTVDNALPRLDKESRKDKSLVPVLEETQKAKESLEAGTGVLKAGLDLDLLRDLHLMTSKRFIYVFNCDADELADDELKDRMRALVTPSEAIFLDAKGEAELVELGDDEDAEQMRAEMLADMGVEEPGLDALARVGFDTLGLQTYLTAGPKESRAWTIPKGATAPQAAGVIHTDFERGFIKAEIVSFDDLVEAGSMNAAKSVGKVRMEGKDYVMTDGDVVEFRFNV, from the coding sequence GTGGCTCTCTCCATCGGCATCGTCGGCCTGCCCAACGCCGGCAAGTCCACGCTCTTCAACGCCCTGACCAAGAACGACGTGCTCGCCGCGAACTACCCGTTCGCCACGATCGAGCCCAACGTCGGCGTCGTCGGGGTGCCCGACGAGCGGCTCGGCAAGCTCGCCCAGATCTTCGGCTCGGAAAAGATCCTCCCGGCCACGGTGCAGTTCGTCGACATCGCCGGCATCGTGCGCGGCGCCTCCGAGGGTGAGGGCATGGGCAACAAGTTCCTGTCCCACATCCGCGAGTCCGACGCGATCTGCCAGGTCACCCGCGTGTTCCGCGACGAGGACGTCACGCACGTCGACGGCGAGGTCAACCCCAGCAGCGACATCGAGACGATCTCGATCGAGCTCGTGCTGGCCGATCTGCAGACCGTCGACAACGCCCTGCCGCGCCTCGACAAGGAGTCGCGCAAGGACAAGTCGCTCGTGCCCGTGCTCGAGGAGACGCAGAAGGCCAAGGAGTCGCTCGAGGCCGGCACCGGCGTGCTCAAGGCGGGGCTCGACCTCGACCTGCTGCGCGACCTGCACCTGATGACCTCGAAGCGCTTCATCTACGTCTTCAACTGCGACGCCGACGAGCTGGCCGACGACGAGCTCAAGGACCGCATGCGGGCCCTGGTCACGCCGTCCGAGGCGATCTTCCTCGACGCCAAGGGTGAGGCCGAGCTGGTCGAGCTGGGCGACGACGAGGACGCCGAGCAGATGCGCGCCGAGATGCTGGCCGACATGGGCGTCGAGGAGCCCGGGCTCGACGCGCTCGCCCGCGTCGGCTTCGACACGCTCGGCCTGCAGACCTACCTGACGGCCGGGCCCAAGGAGTCGCGGGCCTGGACGATCCCGAAGGGCGCCACCGCCCCGCAGGCCGCCGGCGTGATCCACACCGACTTCGAGCGCGGCTTCATCAAGGCCGAGATCGTCTCGTTCGACGACCTCGTCGAGGCCGGCAGCATGAACGCGGCCAAGTCCGTGGGCAAGGTGCGCATGGAGGGCAAGGACTACGTCATGACCGACGGCGACGTCGTGGAGTTCAGGTTCAACGTCTGA
- a CDS encoding alpha/beta fold hydrolase, which translates to MSHVAPQKVVLHGHELSYADNGEGPVVLFIHGILGSQQQWSHLVDRMDDDHRVVLPDLFGHGESAKPVGDYSLSAHAATMRDLLDHLGVERVTLVGHSLGGGIAMQFFYLFPERVERLVLVSSGGLGREVNVVLRAATLPGAAQVLSVAASAPVLSQVEALGNLATRAGWRPGADISAIWKGFSSLGDRESRRSFLATTRAVIDIGGQSISAHDHLEDSLPIPTLIVWGSKDHMIPASHARSVEQSLPECQVEIFDGAGHFPHLDDPDRFARLLRDFIASGGTTDGSTRAD; encoded by the coding sequence ATGTCGCACGTCGCTCCCCAGAAGGTCGTGCTCCACGGACACGAGCTCTCCTACGCCGACAACGGTGAGGGTCCTGTCGTGCTGTTCATCCACGGCATCCTCGGCTCGCAGCAGCAGTGGTCGCACCTGGTCGACCGGATGGACGATGACCACCGCGTGGTGCTGCCCGACCTGTTCGGTCACGGCGAGTCGGCCAAGCCCGTGGGCGACTACTCGCTCAGCGCCCACGCCGCCACGATGCGCGACCTGCTGGACCACCTCGGCGTCGAGCGCGTCACCCTCGTGGGGCACTCCCTCGGCGGCGGCATCGCAATGCAGTTCTTCTACCTCTTCCCCGAGCGGGTCGAGCGCCTCGTGCTGGTCTCCAGCGGCGGCCTCGGCCGCGAGGTCAACGTCGTCCTGCGCGCCGCGACCCTCCCGGGCGCCGCCCAGGTGCTGAGCGTCGCGGCGTCGGCGCCCGTGCTCTCGCAGGTGGAGGCCTTGGGCAACCTCGCGACGAGGGCCGGCTGGCGGCCCGGTGCCGACATCAGTGCGATCTGGAAGGGATTCAGCTCCCTCGGCGACCGCGAGAGCCGCCGCTCGTTCCTGGCCACGACCCGTGCCGTGATCGACATCGGCGGGCAGAGCATCAGTGCTCACGACCACCTCGAGGACTCGCTCCCCATCCCGACGCTGATCGTGTGGGGCTCGAAGGACCACATGATCCCCGCCTCCCACGCGCGCAGCGTCGAGCAGTCGCTGCCGGAGTGCCAGGTCGAGATCTTCGACGGTGCGGGCCACTTCCCCCACCTGGACGACCCCGACCGGTTCGCCCGGCTGCTGCGCGACTTCATCGCGTCCGGTGGGACCACCGACGGCTCGACGCGCGCCGACTGA
- a CDS encoding DUF2254 domain-containing protein: MSRPTSGQRAASARRRGGWARLSESVESRLWPIPVAVILVAVAVGLALPRIDLLVDEALPLGVDSFVFNGGADTARSVLSSIAGSLITATSLTFSLTVVALQLASSQASPRVLRMFARDRHVHWTLATFLGTFAFAITVLRTIRSQDDSVAEFVPRVSVTLAFVLTLVSMVMLVLFLAHLAAQLRVETILKDIHAETEDVIDRESERHSAAVAFDGVILVPSDRHAVTASESGFVTSRDRLALLESATERRIVIQEARLVGENVVAGTPLAYWWSSAQAPAPDHEAVEAIEDAVRCAHVVGYERTASEDVDFGVQQILDIALRALSPGVNDPTTAVHALGHLSAITARTAAMAQLPAGLADEAGDLRVVTAQVLPADRIHASLSPMRHHGADSPALVARFLQAIDELAYGTDEGGVHEELGRQLDALEEQLRGLDDDPAAVRESLARLAASRERLDLSAAGPGFAGT; the protein is encoded by the coding sequence GTGAGTCGGCCTACGTCGGGACAACGTGCTGCCAGCGCCAGGAGGCGGGGTGGTTGGGCGCGTCTGTCGGAGTCGGTCGAGTCACGTCTGTGGCCGATCCCGGTCGCGGTGATCCTGGTGGCCGTCGCGGTGGGCCTCGCGCTGCCGCGGATCGACCTCCTGGTCGACGAGGCCCTGCCGCTGGGCGTGGACTCCTTCGTGTTCAACGGCGGTGCCGACACCGCACGCTCGGTGCTGTCGTCGATCGCGGGATCGCTCATCACGGCGACGTCGTTGACCTTCTCGCTCACCGTGGTGGCACTGCAGCTGGCCAGCAGCCAGGCGTCGCCGCGGGTGCTGCGGATGTTCGCCCGCGACCGACACGTGCACTGGACCCTCGCGACCTTCCTCGGCACGTTCGCGTTCGCGATCACGGTGCTGCGGACGATCCGGTCCCAGGACGACTCGGTGGCGGAGTTCGTGCCGCGCGTCTCGGTCACGCTGGCGTTCGTCCTGACGCTCGTGAGCATGGTCATGCTCGTGCTGTTCCTGGCTCACCTCGCGGCGCAGCTGCGGGTCGAGACCATCCTCAAGGACATCCATGCCGAGACCGAGGACGTGATCGATCGCGAGTCCGAGCGGCACAGCGCGGCGGTCGCCTTCGACGGGGTGATCCTCGTGCCGTCGGACCGCCACGCCGTGACGGCCTCGGAGAGCGGTTTCGTCACGAGCCGCGACCGTCTCGCACTCCTGGAGTCGGCGACGGAGCGGCGCATCGTGATCCAGGAGGCCCGGCTCGTGGGCGAGAACGTGGTGGCAGGCACGCCGCTGGCCTACTGGTGGAGCAGTGCGCAGGCGCCGGCGCCCGATCACGAGGCCGTCGAGGCGATCGAGGACGCCGTGCGCTGCGCCCACGTGGTCGGGTACGAGCGCACGGCCTCGGAGGACGTCGACTTCGGTGTCCAGCAGATCCTCGACATCGCCCTCCGGGCCCTCTCGCCCGGCGTGAACGACCCGACGACGGCCGTGCACGCCCTCGGCCACCTGAGTGCCATCACCGCGCGCACCGCGGCGATGGCGCAGCTTCCGGCTGGTCTGGCCGACGAGGCGGGCGACCTGCGCGTTGTCACGGCGCAGGTGCTACCGGCTGACCGCATCCACGCGTCGCTGTCGCCGATGCGCCATCACGGCGCCGACAGCCCGGCCCTGGTGGCGCGATTCCTGCAGGCGATCGACGAGCTGGCGTACGGCACGGACGAGGGCGGGGTGCACGAGGAGCTCGGGCGGCAGCTCGACGCGCTCGAGGAGCAGCTGCGCGGGCTCGACGACGACCCGGCCGCCGTGCGCGAGTCGCTGGCGCGGCTCGCGGCGAGTCGGGAGCGGCTCGACCTCAGCGCGGCCGGCCCTGGTTTCGCCGGGACCTGA
- a CDS encoding 4-hydroxy-3-methylbut-2-enyl diphosphate reductase — protein MSSSVSLGMPALGGQVLLADPRGYCAGVDRAVITVEKALDLYGAPVYVRKQIVHNKHVVNNLADRGAIFVEELDEVPEGATVVFSAHGVSPMVHAEAADRSLKTIDATCPLVTKVHHEARRFAQEGKQILLIGHEGHEEVEGTAGEAPDHITLVEHPDDVDALEFPEGTALSWLSQTTLSVDETMETVRRLREKFPQLEDPPSDDICYATQNRQVAVKEIAKDADLVIVVGSANSSNSVRLVEVALEAGAAASYRIDDISEIDDAWLEGVSTVGVTSGASVPDDLVQDVLGYLAERGIGDARAIRTADESLIFALPPELRRDMKSAGISTKA, from the coding sequence ATGTCTTCTTCGGTATCCCTCGGCATGCCCGCTCTCGGCGGCCAGGTGCTCCTCGCGGACCCGCGCGGCTACTGCGCTGGCGTCGATCGCGCGGTCATCACCGTCGAGAAGGCCCTCGACCTCTACGGCGCACCGGTCTACGTGCGCAAGCAGATCGTGCACAACAAGCACGTCGTCAACAACCTCGCCGACCGCGGCGCGATCTTCGTCGAGGAGCTCGACGAGGTGCCCGAGGGTGCCACGGTCGTCTTCTCGGCCCACGGCGTCTCGCCGATGGTGCACGCCGAGGCCGCCGACCGCAGCCTGAAGACGATCGACGCCACGTGCCCGCTCGTCACGAAGGTGCACCACGAGGCCCGGCGCTTCGCGCAGGAGGGCAAGCAGATCCTGCTGATCGGCCACGAGGGGCACGAGGAGGTCGAGGGCACCGCCGGTGAGGCACCCGACCACATCACCCTCGTCGAGCACCCCGACGACGTCGATGCCCTCGAGTTCCCCGAGGGCACGGCCCTGTCGTGGCTCTCGCAGACCACGCTCAGCGTCGACGAGACGATGGAGACGGTCCGCCGCCTGCGTGAGAAGTTCCCGCAGCTGGAGGACCCGCCGTCCGACGACATCTGCTACGCCACGCAGAACCGTCAGGTCGCGGTCAAGGAGATCGCCAAGGACGCCGACCTCGTGATCGTCGTGGGCTCGGCCAACAGCTCCAACTCGGTGCGCCTCGTCGAGGTCGCGCTCGAGGCCGGAGCCGCGGCGTCGTACCGCATCGACGACATCTCCGAGATCGACGACGCCTGGCTCGAGGGCGTCTCGACCGTGGGCGTCACGTCGGGCGCCTCGGTTCCCGACGACCTCGTGCAGGACGTGCTCGGCTACCTGGCCGAGCGGGGCATCGGCGACGCCCGTGCCATCCGCACGGCCGACGAGAGCCTCATCTTCGCGCTCCCGCCGGAGCTGCGTCGCGACATGAAGTCGGCCGGCATCTCCACCAAGGCCTGA
- a CDS encoding TetR family transcriptional regulator encodes MRRDGDASRRRLLAAATEEFATHGLAGARVDRIAGTAKVNKQQMYAWFGSKDGLFDAVFAAQLHRIVDAVPFTADDLPGYAVALYDSYLTDPEIIRLVGWNRLERVPVGDLLAGHGALTEPKRAALEQAQADGLVVDTVTPDLLYAMVIGIAGSWSPLSGTLTAAPDDDEGAHRHRRTALRETVARAFVPDRG; translated from the coding sequence ATGCGCAGAGACGGGGACGCGAGCCGCCGACGACTCCTGGCCGCGGCCACGGAGGAGTTCGCCACCCATGGGCTGGCCGGCGCGCGCGTCGACCGCATCGCCGGGACCGCCAAGGTCAACAAGCAGCAGATGTACGCCTGGTTCGGGTCCAAGGACGGCCTCTTCGACGCCGTCTTCGCCGCGCAGCTGCACCGCATCGTCGACGCGGTCCCGTTCACCGCGGACGACCTCCCGGGCTACGCCGTCGCCCTCTACGACAGCTACCTCACCGATCCGGAGATCATCCGCCTGGTCGGCTGGAACCGGCTCGAGCGCGTCCCGGTCGGCGACCTTCTGGCCGGCCACGGCGCCCTCACCGAGCCCAAGCGGGCCGCGCTCGAGCAGGCTCAGGCCGACGGGCTGGTGGTCGACACCGTCACCCCGGACCTTCTCTACGCCATGGTGATCGGCATCGCCGGTTCGTGGTCACCACTCAGCGGCACCCTCACCGCCGCCCCGGACGACGACGAGGGCGCCCACCGTCACCGACGCACCGCCCTGCGCGAGACCGTCGCCCGGGCCTTCGTGCCCGACCGCGGCTAG
- a CDS encoding GNAT family N-acetyltransferase — translation MSTTDEPDQEQRGWYPEVTTDRFRLRPFEHADAADVLAIHSRLEVVRWLDNPPFRLMASEAEARERIDGYLAEEAGDPLAARRAIEEAASGRVVGSVLVSRCSRLDGGFVGEYELGWHLHPDAHGRGHATAAARLLAAQAFVAGHEELVIGMYPHNEPSAAVAVRLGADDLGIGPDPWYGGDGHHFRLRSEHLTHVETERLVLRRFTRHDLDVLADLWSRPEVARWSGPRRPRAREEVREGLANQPGRAGTHPSTAMLAIVPKGQTHPVGVALLVPLPPSSGSDRQDVEIGWHLFPEVQGRGYATEAARALVERAAAGGIGEVHAVTDPANEASQAVCRRLGMTDLGIRDDWYNSSLRAFRLATS, via the coding sequence GTGTCGACCACGGACGAGCCCGACCAGGAGCAGCGGGGCTGGTATCCCGAGGTCACGACCGACCGCTTCAGGCTCCGCCCTTTCGAGCACGCCGACGCGGCCGACGTGCTGGCGATCCACTCCCGGCTCGAGGTCGTCAGGTGGCTCGACAACCCGCCGTTCCGGCTCATGGCCAGTGAGGCCGAGGCGCGGGAACGGATCGACGGCTACCTCGCCGAGGAGGCCGGCGACCCGCTGGCCGCCCGGCGTGCGATCGAGGAGGCGGCGTCCGGCCGCGTGGTCGGCAGCGTGCTCGTGTCGCGGTGCTCGCGCCTCGACGGCGGCTTCGTGGGTGAGTACGAGCTCGGCTGGCACCTGCACCCCGACGCCCACGGTCGCGGACACGCCACGGCGGCCGCGCGCCTCCTCGCCGCGCAGGCGTTCGTGGCGGGCCACGAAGAGCTCGTGATCGGCATGTACCCCCACAACGAGCCGTCGGCCGCGGTGGCCGTCCGGCTCGGCGCCGACGACCTCGGCATCGGACCCGACCCCTGGTACGGCGGCGATGGCCACCACTTCCGGCTCCGCTCCGAGCACCTCACGCACGTCGAGACCGAGCGGCTCGTGCTGCGCCGGTTCACGCGGCACGACCTCGACGTGCTGGCCGACCTGTGGTCGCGGCCCGAGGTCGCGCGCTGGAGCGGCCCCCGCCGCCCCCGGGCCCGCGAGGAGGTGCGCGAGGGCCTGGCCAACCAGCCCGGACGTGCCGGCACCCATCCCTCGACGGCCATGCTGGCGATCGTGCCGAAGGGGCAGACCCACCCCGTGGGCGTGGCCCTGCTCGTGCCGCTGCCACCCAGCTCGGGATCGGATCGGCAGGACGTCGAGATCGGGTGGCACCTGTTCCCCGAGGTCCAGGGGCGCGGCTACGCGACCGAGGCCGCTCGGGCGCTGGTCGAGCGGGCAGCCGCCGGCGGCATCGGCGAGGTGCACGCCGTCACCGATCCGGCCAACGAGGCGTCGCAGGCCGTGTGCCGGCGCCTGGGCATGACCGACCTCGGCATCCGCGACGACTGGTACAACTCCTCGCTGCGCGCGTTCCGTCTCGCCACGTCCTGA